A part of Argonema galeatum A003/A1 genomic DNA contains:
- a CDS encoding type II toxin-antitoxin system VapC family toxin translates to MTIWILDTDHVSHLLQGNKVVTYKVDKVFPNLAITVVTVQEIFNGWIVKINGASESTDLVRLYTKLWTNLEYFNEVRILNFDAEAYNCYERLLKENKQLNKKRLQKDLRIAAIALSVNAVMVTRNKRDFSLIPGLVIEDWTE, encoded by the coding sequence TACAGATCATGTTTCCCATCTACTCCAAGGAAACAAGGTTGTAACTTATAAGGTAGATAAAGTCTTTCCGAACTTAGCTATTACAGTTGTTACAGTGCAGGAAATTTTTAACGGATGGATTGTTAAAATTAACGGTGCTTCTGAATCTACAGATTTAGTGAGACTTTACACCAAATTATGGACAAATTTGGAATATTTTAATGAGGTTAGGATACTGAATTTTGATGCTGAGGCTTACAATTGTTATGAGCGTCTGCTGAAAGAAAATAAGCAACTTAATAAAAAAAGGCTCCAGAAAGATTTACGAATTGCCGCAATTGCCCTTTCGGTGAATGCGGTAATGGTGACCCGTAACAAGCGGGATTTCTCGCTAATTCCGGGTCTAGTTATTGAAGATTGGACGGAATAA